The Vicia villosa cultivar HV-30 ecotype Madison, WI linkage group LG1, Vvil1.0, whole genome shotgun sequence genome includes a region encoding these proteins:
- the LOC131625596 gene encoding F-box protein At4g22280-like yields MDRIGALPDEILTHILSFLPTTQAIATSTLSKRWIHLWRHVPLLCLSDTKLKNLADNHRFNEFVYTLLLSREAAGNHSINSFFLDIEYFYAKLAFRPSNPNITNWIDYAVDCNVQHLDLYLDVLRDDDKHLKFPRLPVSVFNCKTLVSLKLHWFHVDECFSDEFVGFPSLKVLHLKEIHFDEYEEFVLLLAGCPVLEDLHVCDLNFGCLKILLEFDNVFKSSSLRNLTRAYVRGCCCDFWLKALSNLKFLSIGFLKGDRHDIFPTFHNLTHLELNYDWYRVVEVLQHCPKLQKLDFHQNLAIRSDECFIENWADLEFVPKCLSLNLTTCTLWGFLRTTLQGELMVARYILKNAAVLQTMKIWCIGEQSLELEINLTSCPRASATCQLSFN; encoded by the exons ATGGATAGGATCGGAGCTTTACCCGACGAGATCCTAACCCACATTCTCTCCTTCCTTCCCACAACACAAGCCATAGCCACAAGCACTCTCTCAAAGCGATGGATTCATCTATGGCGTCACGTTCCCCTTCTTTGCCTCAGCGACACCAAACTCAAAAACCTAGCAGACAATCATCGCTTCAACGAATTCGTCTACACACTCCTTCTCTCCCGAGAAGCCGCCGGTAATCATTCCATCAACAGCTTTTTCCTCGACATCGAATATTTTTACGCTAAACTCGCTTTTCGTCCTAGCAATCCCAATATCACAAACTGGATCGATTATGCAGTTGATTGCAATGTTCAACATCTTGATCTCTATCTCGATGTTCTTCGCGATGACGATAAGCATCTAAAGTTCCCTAGATTGCCTGTTAGTGTGTTCAATTGTAAAACCCTAGTTTCTCTCAAGCTTCATTGGTTTCATGTGGATGAATGTTTTTCCGATGAATTCGTTGGTTTTCCGTCGCTTAAAGTGCTTCATTTGAAAGAAATTCATTTCGATGAatatgaagaatttgttttgCTTCTGGCTGGATGTCCTGTTCTTGAAGATTTACATGTGTGTGATTTGAATTTTGGATGTTTGAAAATTCTTTTGGAGTTTGATAATGTGTTTAAAAGCTCGAGTTTAAGGAATTTGACTAGAGCTTATGTTAGAGGCTGTTGTTGTGATTTTTGGTTGAAAGCACTTTCGAATTTGAAGTTCCTGAGCATAGGCTTTTTGaag GGTGATCGGCATGATATTTTTCCCACCTTCCATAATTTGACCCACTTGGAGCTTAACTATGATTGGTATAGAGTTGTGGAAGTGCTCCAACACTGTCCTAAGCTTCAAAAGCTTGACTTTCATCAG AACTTAGCAATTAGATCGGATGAGTGCTTTATAGAAAATTGGGCAGACCTAGAATTTGTTCCAAAGTGCCTTTCATTAAACCTTACAACTTGCACTCTTTGGGGCTTTTTACGCACAACCTTACAAGGTGAGTTAATGGTAGCAAGATATATTCTGAAGAATGCAGCTGTTTTACAAACCATGAAAATTTGGTGCATCGGGGAACAGTCACTGGAATTAGAAATAAATTTGACCTCATGCCCTAGGGCCTCTGCAACATGCCAACTTTCATTTAATTGA
- the LOC131625586 gene encoding FBD-associated F-box protein At4g10400-like yields the protein MSRRRISTAAPAVDNISSLPEVILCHILSFLPTKEAVATSILSKRWTHLWHSVDTINFTDIQIHRSKSNYTFNESVYSVLVSRDAAAAGGSHLISSLCLKISYSNHRLAHLSLPNIIKWINLVVQRKLKHLLLHLDVNDDFDENDGDDADEYFIPKIPASVLTCKTLVSLDLNRFATEDFSDSFIGIEFPSLKTLVLKDIRCLTVREFMVLLFGCPILEYLQLREMCFHGEEDSLSIPEFKSFTLPKLITAHIRNCCCSCFPVKALSNSESLCIETLFLNKKDGIVYQVNQPQCRYEEVTIFHNLTQLKLYDGFNLAPQVLQQCPKLQNLDLYRYESVENEEDDQENWVEPGFVPQCLLSSLITCTIHDLSDLPSDFLLAKYILRNAKILQTMTICSNGEPSEIERKLLSCPKASATCRLLVS from the exons ATGTCGCGCCGGAGAATTTCAACCGCAGCACCGGCGGTGGATAATATCAGCAGTTTACCAGAAGTGATTCTGTGCCATATTCTGTCTTTCCTCCCCACCAAAGAGGCAGTTGCAACAAGCATTTTGTCAAAGCGATGGACACATCTATGGCACTCTGTTGACACTATCAACTTCACAGATATCCAAATCCATAGATCCAAATCCAATTACACTTTCAACGAATCGGTTTACTCCGTTTTGGTGTCTAGAGATGCTGCTGCTGCCGGTGGCTCTCATCTCATCAGCAGTTTGTGCCTCAAAATTTCATACAGTAACCATCGTCTCGCACATCTCAGTTTACCCAATATTATCAAATGGATTAACCTTGTTGTTCAACGCAAACTCaaacatcttcttcttcatctagaCGTGAATGATGACTTTGATGAAAACGATGgtgatgatgctgatgaataTTTTATACCTAAAATTCCTGCAAGTGTTCTCACATGCAAAACCCTAGTAAGTCTCGACCTCAATAGATTCGCAACGGAGGATTTTTCTGATTCTTTTATTGGAATTGAATTTCCCTCGCTCAAAACCCTTGTTTTGAAAGATATTCGATGCCTCACAGTTAGAGAATTTATGGTGCTTCTATTTGGCTGTCCAATTCTAGAGTATTTACAATTGCGCGAAATGTGCTTCCATGGCGAGGAAGATTCTCTTTCCATTCCAGAGTTTAAAAGCTTTACCTTACCCAAATTAATCACAGCACATATCAGAAAttgttgttgttcatgttttCCGGTGAAAGCACTCTCTAACTCTGAGTCTCTCTGCATAGAGACATTATTCTTGAACAAAAAAGACGGCATAGTCTATCAG GTGAATCAGCCACAATGCCGTTATGAAGAGGTTACTATCTTTCATAATTTGACCCAGTTGAAGCTCTACGATGGTTTTAATTTGGCACCACAAGTGCTCCAACAGTGTCCTAAGCTTCAAAATCTTGATCTTTACCGG TATGAATCAGTGGAGAACGAAGAAGATGATCAAGAAAATTGGGTGGAACCTGGATTTGTTCCACAATGCTTGTTATCGTCCCTTATAACTTGCACTATTCATGATTTATCAGACCTACCAAGTGATTTTCTATTggcaaaatatattttgagaaaTGCCAAAATTTTACAAACTATGACAATTTGTAGCAACGGGGAACCGTCGGAAATAGAAAGAAAGTTGTTGTCATGCCCAAAGGCCTCTGCAACTTGCCGACTTCTTGTTTCTTGA
- the LOC131625573 gene encoding putative FBD-associated F-box protein At3g50710 — protein MQRCRISEEDRISRLPDDILSHILSFLTTKKAVRTSLLSKRWTDLWQSCDTIDFTDIQVHCNRTNRRCNKLVESVLATTDSRNINTFLLEILYGHPHFAYKVNQPFDDMPIFHNLTHLTLTDSWDLVVQLLHHCPKLQNIELYEAMYVERENEDDDPAVVPQCLLSHLKICTIHNLGRLQREFILPMYILENARVLQTMKIIIWHHSEQSEQSELERKLSLCSKASATCQLFVHV, from the exons atgcagCGATGTAGAATTTCCGAAGAAGATAGAATCAGCCGTTTACCCGATGATATCCTCAGCCACATTCTCTCTTTTCTAACCACCAAAAAGGCAGTTCGCACAAGCTTATTGTCCAAGAGATGGACTGATCTATGGCAATCTTGCGACACTATCGACTTCACCGATATTCAAGTTCATTGCAATAGAACTAATCGCAGATGTAACAAACTTGTCGAGTCCGTTTTGGCCACCACCGACTCTCGCAACATCAACACTTTCCTTCTCGAAATCCTGTACGGTCATCCTCATTTTGCCTATAAG GTGAATCAGCCATTTGATGATATGCCCATCTTCCATAATCTGACTCATTTGACGCTTACTGATAGTTGGGATTTAGTAGTACAATTGCTCCACCACTGTCCTAAGCTTCAAAATATTGAACTTTACGAG GCTATGTACGTGGAAAGggagaatgaagatgatgatccgGCAGTTGTTCCACAATGCCTTTTATCGCATCTTAAAATTTGCACTATTCATAATCTTGGACGCCTACAAAGGGAATTTATATTACCAATGTATATTTTGGAGAATGCAAGAGTTTTACAAACCATGAAAATCATAATTTGGCACCACAGTGAACAGTCCGAACAATCCGAATTAGAAAGAAAATTGTCCTTGTGCTCGAAGGCCTCTGCAACATGCCAACTCTTTGTTCATGTTTAA